A window from Triticum aestivum cultivar Chinese Spring chromosome 6D, IWGSC CS RefSeq v2.1, whole genome shotgun sequence encodes these proteins:
- the LOC123144256 gene encoding uncharacterized protein produces the protein MQDPRGMGREDFSASKSQKRKVVYRPLPSVQIKTEPELLRRDVPHSLANTQKPPKRSFRSEPRPPTPQSDRGTPDSLPDSGPADEYRALRRKYMMLEEENYTLDAQLGMAEEEAKTLEDEKFALLDQLVVLEGLVEPSQLQPQRRL, from the coding sequence ATGCAAGACCCTAGAGGTATGGGGCGAGAGGATTTCTCGGCCTCGAAGTCACAGAAGAGAAAGGTTGTGTATCGGCCTTTGCCTTCAGTCCAGATAAAAACTGAACCTGAACTGCTGCGGAGGGATGTTCCACATTCGTTGGCCAATACACAGAAGCCACCTAAGAGAAGCTTCAGGAGTGAGCCCCGCCCTCCCACGCCGCAGTCTGACCGAGGAACTCCGGACTCGCTACCAGATTCTGGTCCTGCAGATGAATATCGGGCGCTACGGAGGAAGTACATGATGCTGGAGGAAGAGAACTACACGCTGGATGCACAATTAGGCATGGCAGAAGAGGAAGCCAAAACTCTCGAGGATGAGAAGTTTGCATTGCTCGATCAGCTTGTTGTCTTGGAAGGTCTTGTGGAGCCTTCGCAGCTGCAGCCACAGCGAAGGCTATAA